In Thermoanaerobaculia bacterium, the following proteins share a genomic window:
- a CDS encoding DUF92 domain-containing protein, with amino-acid sequence MPSATISVGEWGRKAVHAGMGLFALLLRWLSWPIAALCAAGALLFNLFALPAFGRGIYRDGARRRDVGIVAYPATVLLVILLFRHALPAAAAIWGMMALGDPMASIVGRTVGGPALPWNGKKTWTGSAAYAVFGAAGGALLMAFSGRVAVGVALSAFAGFALLGAFVESLETGLDDNVVPGLAVAFAWASLHMGPLVGAAGPAVVSGGPRVAFATALAVNAAIALLSIPLRLVALSGSIAGFVAGSIILHFGGWGAYAVLWTFFLFGTLASKLGYARKEKLGTAQANRARRGARHVWANVSVGAWIVFAMRARVVASSVPVLPLALAGSFAAALADTFGTELGTLYGRRPLLLSRMKAVPPGTRGAVSGAGVLGGVLGAFLVAAAGAAAGLYSWRLAVVVVAAGVAGSLAESLLIDLAARREIRVDHEFCNAFNTLVGAAVAWEIAASIALGRLYVPFGNVWGIA; translated from the coding sequence ATGCCGTCCGCGACGATCTCTGTCGGCGAGTGGGGCCGCAAGGCCGTCCACGCGGGAATGGGGCTCTTTGCGCTTCTCCTTCGTTGGTTGTCGTGGCCGATCGCCGCGCTCTGTGCGGCCGGCGCTCTGCTCTTCAATCTCTTCGCGCTCCCGGCGTTCGGCCGCGGGATCTATCGCGACGGGGCGAGGCGGCGCGACGTCGGGATCGTCGCCTATCCGGCGACCGTGCTCCTCGTCATCCTTCTCTTCCGCCACGCGCTGCCGGCGGCCGCGGCGATCTGGGGAATGATGGCGTTGGGCGACCCGATGGCATCGATCGTCGGCCGGACCGTCGGCGGCCCGGCGCTTCCCTGGAACGGAAAGAAGACCTGGACCGGCTCGGCCGCCTATGCCGTCTTCGGCGCGGCCGGGGGCGCGCTCCTCATGGCGTTCAGCGGGCGGGTCGCCGTCGGAGTCGCGCTCTCCGCGTTCGCCGGATTCGCGCTGCTCGGCGCGTTCGTCGAGTCCCTCGAGACGGGGCTCGACGACAACGTCGTGCCCGGGCTCGCCGTCGCGTTCGCGTGGGCCTCGCTCCACATGGGGCCGCTCGTCGGCGCCGCCGGCCCGGCCGTCGTCTCCGGCGGTCCCCGCGTCGCGTTCGCGACCGCTCTCGCGGTCAACGCGGCAATCGCGCTCCTCTCGATTCCTCTCCGGCTCGTCGCGCTCTCCGGCTCGATCGCCGGCTTCGTCGCCGGGTCGATCATCCTGCATTTTGGCGGGTGGGGCGCCTACGCGGTGCTCTGGACGTTCTTCCTCTTCGGAACGCTCGCCTCGAAGCTCGGGTATGCGCGCAAGGAGAAGCTCGGCACGGCGCAGGCGAATCGCGCGCGGCGCGGCGCGCGCCACGTGTGGGCGAACGTCTCCGTCGGGGCCTGGATCGTGTTCGCGATGCGGGCCCGGGTCGTCGCTTCGTCCGTGCCGGTCCTGCCTCTGGCGCTCGCGGGGTCGTTCGCGGCGGCGCTCGCCGACACGTTCGGCACCGAGCTCGGTACGCTCTACGGCCGGCGGCCGCTGCTCCTTTCGCGGATGAAAGCCGTGCCGCCCGGCACGCGCGGCGCGGTCTCCGGCGCGGGCGTCCTCGGCGGCGTTCTCGGCGCGTTCCTCGTCGCGGCGGCCGGCGCGGCCGCCGGGCTCTATTCCTGGCGGCTCGCCGTCGTCGTCGTCGCGGCGGGCGTGGCCGGGTCCCTCGCCGAATCTCTTCTGATCGACCTCGCGGCCCGAAGGGAAATCCGCGTCGACCACGAGTTCTGCAACGCGTTCAACACGCTCGTCGGCGCGGCGGTCGCGTGGGAGATCGCGGCTTCGATCGCGCTCGGACGCCTCTACGTTCCCTTCGGCAACGTGTGGGGGATCGCGTGA
- a CDS encoding UbiA family prenyltransferase, translating into MSGTAGEARRSPLAAHLALWRPFTLLPPLLGILSGAICAYGSAHNPDPARRVTWAVVLTIALGSLDASAMNAASNIVNQIADFEIDRENKPGRPLVTGEVSFSSAWIVASILYAFSLLPTWFVVPYPRTSFHDRLTAPLLDHACFFIYVAGALATFVYSFPAFGRSKRHWFWANFTIASTRGCLLKVAGWSFVARVNAWEAWTIGGVMGLYLLGA; encoded by the coding sequence GTGAGCGGCACGGCCGGCGAGGCGAGGCGCTCGCCGCTCGCGGCGCACCTGGCGCTGTGGCGGCCGTTCACGCTGCTTCCGCCGCTGCTCGGCATCCTCTCCGGCGCGATCTGCGCGTACGGCTCGGCGCACAACCCCGACCCGGCGCGGCGCGTCACCTGGGCGGTCGTGCTGACGATCGCGCTCGGATCGCTCGACGCCTCGGCGATGAACGCGGCGTCGAACATCGTCAACCAGATCGCGGACTTCGAGATCGATCGCGAGAACAAGCCCGGGCGGCCGCTCGTCACGGGGGAAGTGTCGTTTTCCTCCGCCTGGATCGTGGCCTCGATTCTCTACGCCTTCTCCCTGCTGCCGACGTGGTTCGTCGTCCCCTATCCGCGGACGAGCTTCCACGACCGGCTGACCGCGCCGCTTCTCGACCACGCCTGCTTCTTCATCTACGTCGCGGGGGCGCTGGCGACCTTCGTCTATTCCTTCCCGGCCTTCGGCCGCAGCAAGCGGCACTGGTTCTGGGCGAACTTCACGATCGCCTCGACGCGCGGCTGCCTGCTGAAGGTCGCCGGATGGTCGTTCGTGGCGCGGGTGAATGCCTGGGAGGCCTGGACGATCGGGGGAGTCATGGGCCTCTATCTCCTCGGGGCG